A section of the Venturia canescens isolate UGA chromosome 11, ASM1945775v1, whole genome shotgun sequence genome encodes:
- the LOC122417797 gene encoding RB1-inducible coiled-coil protein 1 isoform X1, with product MLYIFHVDTGATITFDIKLALQSVSELKEAIERRCGVMAAHQVLLMSGGESLEPNARVCSYSAGTDTNPIYLFSKAAIESHVPPTPHTDYGSDVDLVEQINASLAMPATYGTLVARAQLAQQCCALAREQTRTCERLVHDQHLQQQGWAAVVANLEDITHMFQSRAEVLQQSFALYLTEREQHMQLLNNFNGDLGTLSKIPILPALRAQAEGFLSPDDEEAVGGSQDLSACTSDEALSLLKWISAKDNQSSLEQVAEQCSRGLEQFDERMMEGLKGEVNGAIDAANKPEMKEIKGLGERLFALEQLMAQTKRLVQEQGELAQGFSQNQTRASNLGDPSVLPDLCASHRRQLAVMMENHSQLRDIRRRCTKAKEELSVNIHHRLKWIMYVENKMMEVDGKLVMYHESLKRLRRHLEVIQQIHLAPQMYLSAVAEVVRRRTFSQAFLVWASNLACQLLTVHSEEIARRREFQNKFEGHFLNTLFPGLEDTPPPFATQAPNVFDSGLPKLTVDDMESLKDQLPDLADSIATPDLNTITQFFLSKSLTDGSTDGIKGKDSISMPVDMPSSKEEGNERVPMVADRVGFESETDTEEFEKIGRIVAGDSKLNSYDDTKKQKLQKQLEVGDDDDDDDDDSRSLSPSSSTSTNVSSLNSRAIDLNRSSSSSEHVQSYNMPLNSGFNERSQPLSPLAECAELTETTKCHEKHSKLTTNISNYEDSSSSPRRQTSETKFSINSNIPNAISNPSKSSLTCDGKTILQRDNSNLQQGFNSPASSPSNENINDFMGTEFYMDESLPSSLSEHNNEAQHQAIVSLLQENLGNTRSEVERLRSVLRSIKLSTSETLASLREELSLLRKQMHVENSDLNEITDRVRRALVLHSAKCESALREREQELTVDHELEMADVKKLLADRDEEIRNVYGAVRNVENELADREFLINSMRQKLEEEREEMRSLQQQLQRQLDEAMEHARIEKETALEETREKKRLEIEDIRNSLDNCRETIRKLEDNLAKANLEQQRAVKEATDKLQMEYKSELDTIRTRFKMVAMATSTMERSPSDSSLEKIERPDVIERVNHEAILSKIKEEMELEKSEAVRKAIEKENSDFQSKLDDRLREAARQMVEEVEAHRLRETALVEECQQYQEMIRRLTDDDLEVRQVLNEKVENLEEEKNCLQSKMIANRMILKLRENQIHELENERAALRQELSDGRLRMNQSSSGLEETLQTLLSGGKDDVEVSESKKVRLEASASESESLSRRLELLELDNKRLSAELRLIRESKDEIQAKVQALEMEKVRLEIELVKERSKRSNLANLEVAAASSCQASSSNDPREKDMTASVAIVSDTSSIDNPTASETNGRLSEIISHYRDLLIKNPDTYPDIHDVGVTFTSCDPGDTVLVVWDTPHRHYSVIQDSRTLYILNSECFDTLELWINPDGTPTAKHILGEVVDKQYCHAKKPENRYNVPKGTKFYRVRIKPLAYVP from the exons atGTCGATCTCGTGGAACAGATCAACGCTTCGTTGGCCATGCCAGCGACCTACGGGACTCTCGTAGCTCGGGCTCAGCTCGCTCAGCAATGTTGCGCCCTCGCTCGAGAACAAACGAGAACCTGCGAGCGTCTCGTTCACGACCAGCATCTTCAGCAACAAGGCTGGGCCGCTGTTGTTGCCAATCTGGAAGACATCACTCACATGTTTCAATCCAGAGCCGAGGTTTTGCAACAAAGCTTCGCTCTCTATTTGACCGAGCGAGAGCAACACATGCAGCTACTTAACAA TTTCAACGGCGACTTGGGAACGCTGTCAAAAATTCCGATTTTGCCGGCATTGCGAGCCCAGGCGGAGGGTTTTCTGTCGCCGGACGACGAGGAAGCGGTCGGAGGGTCCCAAGATTTGTCGGCGTGTACGAGCGACGAAGCGTTGAGTTTACTGAAGTGGATATCAGCGAAGGACAATCAGAGCAGTTTGGAGCAGGTGGCGGAGCAGTGCTCGCGAGGATTGGAGCAGTTCGACGAGCGGATGATGGAGGGGCTGAAGGGTGAAGTGAACGGCGCGATAGACGCGGCGAACAAGCCGGAAATGAAGGAGATAAAGGGCTTGGGCGAGCGTTTATTCGCCCTGGAACAATTGATGGCGCAGACGAAGAGGCTTGTGCAGGAGCAGGGCGAACTTGCCCAAGGATTTTCGCAGAACCAGACGCGCGCCAGTAACCTGGGGGATCCGAGCGTTTTGCCAGATTTGTGTGCGTCCCACAGACGCCAATTGGCTGTGATGATGGAAAATCACAGCCAATTGCGGGACATTCGTCGCCGATGTACGAAAGCTAAAGAAGAACTTTCGGTCAACATTCATCATCGACTCAAATGGATAATGTACgtggaaaacaaaatgatgGAAGTCGATGGGAAACTCGTCATGTACCACGAAAGCCTCAAACGCCTCAGACGCCACCTCGAAGTCATCCAGCAAATCCATCTCGCCCCacaaatgtacttgtccgcCGTTGCCGAAGTCGTCAGACGACGCACCTTCTCACAAGCTTTCCTCGTTTGGGCCAGCAACTTAGCTTGCCAATTGCTCACCGTTCATTCCGAAGAGATCGCGCGCAgacgagaatttcaaaataaattcgaaGGACATTTCCTCAATACACTCTTCCCTGGGCTCGAGGACACTCCGCCACCCTTTGCTACCCAAGCTCCGAATGTCTTCGACAGTGGGCTGCCCAAA TTGACCGTCGACGATATGGAATCTCTGAAGGACCAACTACCCGACCTGGCCGATTCGATAGCCACACCTGATCTCAACACCATCACGCAATTCTTTCTCTCAAAAAGCCTCACCGATGGCAGCACCGATGGAATCAAAGGGAAAGACAGCATTTCCATGCCCGTTGACATGCCTTCCTCGAAGGAAGAAGGAAACGAGCGTGTTCCCATGGTCGCCGATAG GGTTGGTTTCGAGTCGGAGACCGACACGGAGGAGTTCGAGAAAATAGGTCGAATAGTAGCGGGTGATTCGAAGCTGAATTCGTACGACGATACGAAGAAGCAAAAGCTTCAAAAGCAATTGGAGGttggtgatgatgatgatgatgatgatgatgattcgAGAAGTTTGTCACCCTCGTCCTCGACCTCGACAAACGTGTCGTCCTTGAATTCCCGAGCGATTGATTTGAATCGTTCGTCCTCGTCTAGCGAGCACGTGCAATCATATAATATGCCCCTTAATTCCGGCTTTAACGAGAGATCGCAGCCTCTGAGTCCATTGGCCGAGTGTGCCGAGTTAACTGAGACTACAAAGTGTCACGAAAAGCACTCGAAACTAACGACAAATATAAGTAATTACGAGGATTCTTCCTCATCCCCACGAAGACAAACGAgcgaaacgaaattttcaatcaattcgAATATTCCCAACGCCATTTCCAATCCATCCAAATCCTCGTTAACGTGCGACGGCAAAACTATTTTACAACGTGATAACTCGAATCTCCAACAAGGATTTAACAGCCCGGCGAGCAGCCCTTCCAACGaaaatatcaacgatttcatgGGCACCGAATTTTATATGGACGAATCCCTGCCCAGCAGCCTTAGCGAACATAACAACGAGGCACAGCACCAGGCTATCGTTTCCCTTCTTCAG gaaaatttaggaaacaCTCGAAGCGAAGTGGAGCGTTTGCGGAGCGTATTGAGAAGCATAAAACTGTCAACGAGCGAGACTTTGGCTTCGTTACGGGAGGAATTATCGCTGTTGCGCAAGCAAATGCACGTGGAGAATTCAGATCTGAATGAAATAACGGACCGAGTGCGTCGGGCGCTCGTTTTACATTCGGCAAAGTGCGAGAGCGCTTTGCGGGAGCGTGAGCAAGAATTGACGGTCGATCACGAGCTGGAAATGGCGGACGTGAAAAAGCTGCTGGCCGATCGCGACGAGGAAATTCGTAACGTTTACGGCGCGGTCCGAAACGTCGAGAATGAGTTGGCCGATCGGGAATTTCTCATAAACAGCATGAGACAGAAACTTGAGGAGGAGCGCGAAGAAATGAGAAGTTTGCAACAACAATTGCAAAGACAATTGGACGAAGCCATGGAACATGCTCGCATCGAAAAAGAAACTGCACTGGAGGAAACTCGCGAGAAAAAACGCCTCGAAATCGAAGACATTCGCAACAGCCTCGATAATTGCCGCGAAACCATCCGCAAACTCGAAGACAATCTCGCCAAAGCCAATCTCGAACAACAACGAGCTGTCAAAGAAGCCACCGACAAATTACAGATGGAATACAAATCTGAACTCGACACCATTCGCACGAGATTCAAAATGGTCGCTATGGCCACTTCCACCATGGAAAGAAGCCCTAGCGACTCGAgcctcgaaaaaatcgag CGCCCAGACGTTATCGAGCGTGTGAATCACGAGGCGATTCtctcgaaaataaaagaagaaatggAGCTCGAGAAGAGCGAAGCAGTGCGAAAGGCgatcgagaaagaaaattccgaTTTTCAGTCGAAGCTTGACGATCGTTTGCGCGAAGCTGCTCGTCAAATGGTCGAAGAAGTGGAAGCTCACAGATTGCGAGAAACTGCGCTGGTTGAGGAGTGTCAACAGTATCAGGAAATGATTCGTCGTTTGACTGACGACGATCTCGAAGTACGTCAAGTACTCAACGAGAAG GTCGAAAATCTcgaggaggagaaaaattgTCTCCAGAGTAAGATGATAGCAAACCGGATGATATTGAAGTTGCGAGAGAATCAGATCCACGAGTTGGAGAACGAGAGAGCGGCTCTGCGTCAGGAATTGAGCGACGGGAGGTTGCGAATGAATCAGAGTAGTTCGGGTTTGGAGGAAACTCTCCAAACGTTGTTATCGGGTGGGAAGGACGACGTGGAGGTGTCGGAGTCGAAGAAAGTTCGTTTGGAAGCGTCGGCATCGGAGAGCGAGAGTCTGTCGCGTCGCTTGGAGCTTTTGGAGTTGGacaacaaaagattatcggcAGAGTTGCGTTTGATTCGGGAGAGCAAGGACGAAATTCAGGCGAAAGTCCAAGCGCTGGAAATGGAAAAGGTTCGGCTCGAAATCGAGCTCGTGAAGGAGCGTTCGAAACGCTCGAACTTGGCGAATCTCGAGGTCGCAGCAGCTTCTTCTTGCCAAGCGAGCTCGAGCAACGATCCCCGGGAAAAAGACATGACCGCCTCGGTCGCAATCGTCTCCGACACTTCCAGCATCGACAATCCCACCGCCTCTGAAACCAACGGAAGACTCTCCGAAATAATCAGCCACTACCGCGATCTTCTAATTAAAAATCCCGACACTTATCCTGACATTCATGATGTCGGAGTCACTTTCACCAGCTGCGATCCCGGCGACACAGTCCTCGTCGTATGGGACACTCCCCATCGACACTACAGCGTCATTCAAGACTCGAGAACTCTCTATATTCTCAATTCCGAGTGCTTCGACACTCTCGAACTCTGGATCAATCCCGATGGCACGCCCACTGCTAAACATATTCTTGGCGAAGTCGTTGACAAACAATATTGTCATGCGAAAAAG CCGGAGAATCGTTACAACGTGCCGAAAGGTACTAAATTTTACAGAGTGCGAATCAAGCCTCTCGCCTACGTTCCCTAA
- the LOC122417797 gene encoding RB1-inducible coiled-coil protein 1 isoform X2 produces MLYIFHVDTGATITFDIKLALQSVSELKEAIERRCGVMAAHQVLLMSGGESLEPNARVCSYSAGTDTNPIYLFSKAAIESHVPPTPHTDYGSDVDLVEQINASLAMPATYGTLVARAQLAQQCCALAREQTRTCERLVHDQHLQQQGWAAVVANLEDITHMFQSRAEVLQQSFALYLTEREQHMQLLNNFNGDLGTLSKIPILPALRAQAEGFLSPDDEEAVGGSQDLSACTSDEALSLLKWISAKDNQSSLEQVAEQCSRGLEQFDERMMEGLKGEVNGAIDAANKPEMKEIKGLGERLFALEQLMAQTKRLVQEQGELAQGFSQNQTRASNLGDPSVLPDLCASHRRQLAVMMENHSQLRDIRRRCTKAKEELSVNIHHRLKWIMYVENKMMEVDGKLVMYHESLKRLRRHLEVIQQIHLAPQMYLSAVAEVVRRRTFSQAFLVWASNLACQLLTVHSEEIARRREFQNKFEGHFLNTLFPGLEDTPPPFATQAPNVFDSGLPKLTVDDMESLKDQLPDLADSIATPDLNTITQFFLSKSLTDGSTDGIKGKDSISMPVDMPSSKEEGNERVPMVADRVGFESETDTEEFEKIGRIVAGDSKLNSYDDTKKQKLQKQLEENLGNTRSEVERLRSVLRSIKLSTSETLASLREELSLLRKQMHVENSDLNEITDRVRRALVLHSAKCESALREREQELTVDHELEMADVKKLLADRDEEIRNVYGAVRNVENELADREFLINSMRQKLEEEREEMRSLQQQLQRQLDEAMEHARIEKETALEETREKKRLEIEDIRNSLDNCRETIRKLEDNLAKANLEQQRAVKEATDKLQMEYKSELDTIRTRFKMVAMATSTMERSPSDSSLEKIERPDVIERVNHEAILSKIKEEMELEKSEAVRKAIEKENSDFQSKLDDRLREAARQMVEEVEAHRLRETALVEECQQYQEMIRRLTDDDLEVRQVLNEKVENLEEEKNCLQSKMIANRMILKLRENQIHELENERAALRQELSDGRLRMNQSSSGLEETLQTLLSGGKDDVEVSESKKVRLEASASESESLSRRLELLELDNKRLSAELRLIRESKDEIQAKVQALEMEKVRLEIELVKERSKRSNLANLEVAAASSCQASSSNDPREKDMTASVAIVSDTSSIDNPTASETNGRLSEIISHYRDLLIKNPDTYPDIHDVGVTFTSCDPGDTVLVVWDTPHRHYSVIQDSRTLYILNSECFDTLELWINPDGTPTAKHILGEVVDKQYCHAKKPENRYNVPKGTKFYRVRIKPLAYVP; encoded by the exons atGTCGATCTCGTGGAACAGATCAACGCTTCGTTGGCCATGCCAGCGACCTACGGGACTCTCGTAGCTCGGGCTCAGCTCGCTCAGCAATGTTGCGCCCTCGCTCGAGAACAAACGAGAACCTGCGAGCGTCTCGTTCACGACCAGCATCTTCAGCAACAAGGCTGGGCCGCTGTTGTTGCCAATCTGGAAGACATCACTCACATGTTTCAATCCAGAGCCGAGGTTTTGCAACAAAGCTTCGCTCTCTATTTGACCGAGCGAGAGCAACACATGCAGCTACTTAACAA TTTCAACGGCGACTTGGGAACGCTGTCAAAAATTCCGATTTTGCCGGCATTGCGAGCCCAGGCGGAGGGTTTTCTGTCGCCGGACGACGAGGAAGCGGTCGGAGGGTCCCAAGATTTGTCGGCGTGTACGAGCGACGAAGCGTTGAGTTTACTGAAGTGGATATCAGCGAAGGACAATCAGAGCAGTTTGGAGCAGGTGGCGGAGCAGTGCTCGCGAGGATTGGAGCAGTTCGACGAGCGGATGATGGAGGGGCTGAAGGGTGAAGTGAACGGCGCGATAGACGCGGCGAACAAGCCGGAAATGAAGGAGATAAAGGGCTTGGGCGAGCGTTTATTCGCCCTGGAACAATTGATGGCGCAGACGAAGAGGCTTGTGCAGGAGCAGGGCGAACTTGCCCAAGGATTTTCGCAGAACCAGACGCGCGCCAGTAACCTGGGGGATCCGAGCGTTTTGCCAGATTTGTGTGCGTCCCACAGACGCCAATTGGCTGTGATGATGGAAAATCACAGCCAATTGCGGGACATTCGTCGCCGATGTACGAAAGCTAAAGAAGAACTTTCGGTCAACATTCATCATCGACTCAAATGGATAATGTACgtggaaaacaaaatgatgGAAGTCGATGGGAAACTCGTCATGTACCACGAAAGCCTCAAACGCCTCAGACGCCACCTCGAAGTCATCCAGCAAATCCATCTCGCCCCacaaatgtacttgtccgcCGTTGCCGAAGTCGTCAGACGACGCACCTTCTCACAAGCTTTCCTCGTTTGGGCCAGCAACTTAGCTTGCCAATTGCTCACCGTTCATTCCGAAGAGATCGCGCGCAgacgagaatttcaaaataaattcgaaGGACATTTCCTCAATACACTCTTCCCTGGGCTCGAGGACACTCCGCCACCCTTTGCTACCCAAGCTCCGAATGTCTTCGACAGTGGGCTGCCCAAA TTGACCGTCGACGATATGGAATCTCTGAAGGACCAACTACCCGACCTGGCCGATTCGATAGCCACACCTGATCTCAACACCATCACGCAATTCTTTCTCTCAAAAAGCCTCACCGATGGCAGCACCGATGGAATCAAAGGGAAAGACAGCATTTCCATGCCCGTTGACATGCCTTCCTCGAAGGAAGAAGGAAACGAGCGTGTTCCCATGGTCGCCGATAG GGTTGGTTTCGAGTCGGAGACCGACACGGAGGAGTTCGAGAAAATAGGTCGAATAGTAGCGGGTGATTCGAAGCTGAATTCGTACGACGATACGAAGAAGCAAAAGCTTCAAAAGCAATTGGAG gaaaatttaggaaacaCTCGAAGCGAAGTGGAGCGTTTGCGGAGCGTATTGAGAAGCATAAAACTGTCAACGAGCGAGACTTTGGCTTCGTTACGGGAGGAATTATCGCTGTTGCGCAAGCAAATGCACGTGGAGAATTCAGATCTGAATGAAATAACGGACCGAGTGCGTCGGGCGCTCGTTTTACATTCGGCAAAGTGCGAGAGCGCTTTGCGGGAGCGTGAGCAAGAATTGACGGTCGATCACGAGCTGGAAATGGCGGACGTGAAAAAGCTGCTGGCCGATCGCGACGAGGAAATTCGTAACGTTTACGGCGCGGTCCGAAACGTCGAGAATGAGTTGGCCGATCGGGAATTTCTCATAAACAGCATGAGACAGAAACTTGAGGAGGAGCGCGAAGAAATGAGAAGTTTGCAACAACAATTGCAAAGACAATTGGACGAAGCCATGGAACATGCTCGCATCGAAAAAGAAACTGCACTGGAGGAAACTCGCGAGAAAAAACGCCTCGAAATCGAAGACATTCGCAACAGCCTCGATAATTGCCGCGAAACCATCCGCAAACTCGAAGACAATCTCGCCAAAGCCAATCTCGAACAACAACGAGCTGTCAAAGAAGCCACCGACAAATTACAGATGGAATACAAATCTGAACTCGACACCATTCGCACGAGATTCAAAATGGTCGCTATGGCCACTTCCACCATGGAAAGAAGCCCTAGCGACTCGAgcctcgaaaaaatcgag CGCCCAGACGTTATCGAGCGTGTGAATCACGAGGCGATTCtctcgaaaataaaagaagaaatggAGCTCGAGAAGAGCGAAGCAGTGCGAAAGGCgatcgagaaagaaaattccgaTTTTCAGTCGAAGCTTGACGATCGTTTGCGCGAAGCTGCTCGTCAAATGGTCGAAGAAGTGGAAGCTCACAGATTGCGAGAAACTGCGCTGGTTGAGGAGTGTCAACAGTATCAGGAAATGATTCGTCGTTTGACTGACGACGATCTCGAAGTACGTCAAGTACTCAACGAGAAG GTCGAAAATCTcgaggaggagaaaaattgTCTCCAGAGTAAGATGATAGCAAACCGGATGATATTGAAGTTGCGAGAGAATCAGATCCACGAGTTGGAGAACGAGAGAGCGGCTCTGCGTCAGGAATTGAGCGACGGGAGGTTGCGAATGAATCAGAGTAGTTCGGGTTTGGAGGAAACTCTCCAAACGTTGTTATCGGGTGGGAAGGACGACGTGGAGGTGTCGGAGTCGAAGAAAGTTCGTTTGGAAGCGTCGGCATCGGAGAGCGAGAGTCTGTCGCGTCGCTTGGAGCTTTTGGAGTTGGacaacaaaagattatcggcAGAGTTGCGTTTGATTCGGGAGAGCAAGGACGAAATTCAGGCGAAAGTCCAAGCGCTGGAAATGGAAAAGGTTCGGCTCGAAATCGAGCTCGTGAAGGAGCGTTCGAAACGCTCGAACTTGGCGAATCTCGAGGTCGCAGCAGCTTCTTCTTGCCAAGCGAGCTCGAGCAACGATCCCCGGGAAAAAGACATGACCGCCTCGGTCGCAATCGTCTCCGACACTTCCAGCATCGACAATCCCACCGCCTCTGAAACCAACGGAAGACTCTCCGAAATAATCAGCCACTACCGCGATCTTCTAATTAAAAATCCCGACACTTATCCTGACATTCATGATGTCGGAGTCACTTTCACCAGCTGCGATCCCGGCGACACAGTCCTCGTCGTATGGGACACTCCCCATCGACACTACAGCGTCATTCAAGACTCGAGAACTCTCTATATTCTCAATTCCGAGTGCTTCGACACTCTCGAACTCTGGATCAATCCCGATGGCACGCCCACTGCTAAACATATTCTTGGCGAAGTCGTTGACAAACAATATTGTCATGCGAAAAAG CCGGAGAATCGTTACAACGTGCCGAAAGGTACTAAATTTTACAGAGTGCGAATCAAGCCTCTCGCCTACGTTCCCTAA
- the LOC122417798 gene encoding uncharacterized protein — protein sequence MVVLSRVGSPTMSATVAGNQQQQHPHQEWDINDSSVPRVAEYDSWSEWADGHVRKVYGPDCEEARRHASGWAMRNTNNHNVSILKKSCLGVLVCSQGCVLPGGGRVHLRPAICDKARKKQQGKPCPNRQCSGRLEILSCRGHCGYPVTHFWRHTEHAIFFQAKGQHDHPRPEAKSTSEARRSAGAGRRVRGLAVLLARDAALGTKLLSLRGTKRLNSENLAPPPRSAQPPPLISDKGYSCSCSPFECVCGVGATGVPYNNQSNGQQTTLYNAQGSSNEGYWVHENMHEGSPNNHESQATSSGYCLPNQHVAQEASYPDFPSFPSDIFQPEEIFQLDQPLRADFPVSSGSVDRSPASLLDLGSGTIKYEVKGGEQSYWNQLLSDDSSSSNPSQSQTADERINFPSFDSSKTVIDHYERRENNSSEEHYAIYGRSQVEKIYANDSRKNDQSYWSDTSERQDYQNYACSKPEEGAGIDSRRSIDCYLAPSKMIDNSSIYQQKSMSHGACDDKISKTSQTTLINEPNHSIFTPFDDYHRLMVEPTLPTKANMAQSISEHEILQQNRILDDRLNYVHSEAHNPSNNGNSVSERLFDGHDSRVGAQRTSPETFFYPANERCQYTCEILDTRLPNLTNTNPCTNINSYGDVSDLELPAFVDYTLVGMLCSPGDNNPSNNNNMVSNCAQNTQTFVPHH from the exons GAGTCGAGTTGGCTCGCCGACGATGTCAGCGACTGTTGCCGGTAATCAGCAACAGCAACACCCCCACCAAGAATGGGACATCAACGACTCGAGCGTCCCACGG GTCGCCGAGTACGACTCCTGGTCCGAATGGGCCGACGGCCACGTGAGGAAAGTGTACGGGCCCGATTGCGAGGAAGCGAGAAGACACGCTTCCGGCTGGGCGATGCGAAATACGAACAATCACAATGTcagtattttgaaaaaatcgtgtcTCGGAGTCTTGGTGTGTTCGCAAGGGTGCGTTCTACCAGGCGGTGGCAGGGTACACCTCAGACCAGCGATTTGTGACAAg GCGAGGAAAAAGCAACAAGGAAAACCTTGTCCAAACAGGCAGTGCTCGGGTCGCTTAGAAATATTGTCGTGTCGTGGTCACTGCGGTTATCCAGTAACACACTTTTGGAGACACACGGAACACGCAATATTCTTCCAAGCCAAGGGGCAGCACGATCACCCCCGACCGGAGGCAAAATCGACCTCGGAAGCGAGGAGAAGCGCTGGAGCTGGCAGGCGAGTTCGAGGACTCGCTGTTCTGCTCGCCCGAGACGCTGCCCTTGGAACTAAG CTCCTGTCCTTGAGAGGCACGAAGCGACTGAACTCCGAAAACTTGGCGCCACCTCCGAGAAGCGCTCAACCACCACCGTTAATCTCGGACAAAG GATATTCTTGTTCGTGTTCTCCCTTCGAGTGCGTGTGCGGAGTTGGAGCGACAGGAGTTCCTTACAACAATCAATCGAACGGGCAGCAAACGACTTTGTACAACGCTCAAGGTTCGTCGAACGAGGGTTATTGGGTGCACGAAAACATGCACGAGGGTAGTCCGAACAATCACGAGAGTCAGGCGACGAGCAGCGGTTATTGTCTGCCGAACCAGCACGTCGCCCAGGAGGCTTCTTACCCGgattttccttcgtttccGAGCGACATTTTCCAGCccgaagaaatatttcagttgGACCAGCCTCTGAGGGCGGATTTCCCGGTGAGTTCGGGGAGCGTGGACCGTTCGCCGGCGAGTTTGCTTGACCTTGGGAGCGGCACGATAAAATACGAGGTTAAAGGGGGCGAGCAGTCGTACTGGAATCAGCTGTTGAGCGACGACTCGAGCAGCAGCAATCCGAGCCAATCGCAGACGGCGGATGAGCGAATTAACTTTCCGAGTTTCGATTCCTCCAAAACTGTAATCGATCATTACGAGAGAAGGGAGAACAATTCGAGCGAGGAGCATTACGCGATCTACGGGAGATCCCAAGTCGAGAAAATTTACGCGAATGATTCCCGAAAAAACGATCAATCCTACTGGAGCGATACGAGCGAGCGGCAAGATTACCAAAACTACGCGTGTTCTAAACCAGAAGAGGGCGCTGGCATCGATTCCCGGAGATCGATCGATTGTTACCTTGCCCCGAGCAAGATGATCGATAATTCCTCGATTTACCAGCAAAAGTCCATGTCCCACGGGGCGTGTGACGATAAAATTTCTAAAACTAGTCAAACTACCTTAATCAACGAGCCTAATCACTCGATTTTCACGCCTTTCGACGATTATCATCGTCTCATGGTCGAACCTACTTTACCGACGAAAGCTAACATGGCTCAATCGATAAGCGAGCACGAAATCTTGCAACAGAATCGAATCCTCGACGACAGGCTCAACTACGTTCATTCGGAGGCCCACAATCCTTCGAACAACGGGAATTCCGTCAGTGAGAGGCTCTTCGACGGCCACGATTCGAGGGTAGGAGCCCAAAGAACCAGCcccgaaacttttttttatcctgcCAACGAGCGCTGTCAATACACCTGTGAAATTCTCGACACGAGATTGCCCAATTTAACCAACACCAATCCCTGCACCAACATCAACTCTTACGGCGATGTTTCCGACCTCGAATTACCCGCTTTCGTCGACTACACCCTCGTCGGCATGCTCTGCAGCCCCGGAGACAACAATCCCTCGAACAACAATAATATGGTCAGTAATTGTGCCCAAAACACTCAAACTTTCGTTCCCCACCATTAA